The Sinomicrobium kalidii region CAAAATCATTGACTTCAATGATCACGTTATAATCAGCGCCCTCTGCAATATTAACAATACCGTTGTCCAGTTTTTTACTGATTACACTGAGCTTGTTCCCCGGTGAAACAAAGCACTTCTGGATGCGTTGTCTCTTGCGGATATAGTGGGCATAATCGATAAGGGTGTTTATATACCTGCTTTCGGCAAAAGAAAACGTGTCGAAATCATAATAAAGGTATGTGGTGCCGTTTACAGATAGCTGTACGCCGTAGGGGCCGTTCCTGTTGTAGGCCAGGTCCTGCCTGTCATAGGTCCGGATACCGAAACCTATGGGGCCGTGGGCATTGACCTTGTCGGCCAGCAGGGTTCCGTCCGGTTGCCGGGTGAAATGCAGGGATACCCGTTTCTCCGAACGGTTTACCTGTGAACTGTCACTCAGGGGGTAGGCATAAAGTCCCTGGACCATGGGTGGTTTGGTGTCTTTTACTTCGAGTCCGAAGAACAAGGGGTTGATAGGTTTTTCCGTTTTCGTGTCGCGGATCTCAAAATGCAGGTGAGGGCCGCCGCTCCCGCCCGTATTTCCGGTATAGGCAATGATCTCTCCCTTTTCGACGGGAAGTGCGTCCGAACCCGGAAAGAGCTCTATTCCGAAAGATTCTTCCCGGTATTGCCGTTCCCTGACGTATTCCCGTATTTTCGGGGCGAGCTTTTGCAGGTGTGCGTATACCGAGGTATAGCCGTTAGGATGTGTTATGTAAAGTGCTTTGCCGTATCCCCAGGGGGAAATTTTGATACGCGATACATAGCCCCCGGCCACGGCATGGGTCCTGAGCCCTTCGCGTTGCCGGGTCTTGATGTCGGTGCCCGAATGGAAGTGATTTGATCGCAATTCACCGAAAGTTCCGGACAGCAACAGCGGAATGTCCAGCGGCGAACGGAAATAATCTTTGGGATGATTTTCCTGTGCGGAAACGGTAATACAGGTCAGCAGTACAAAAAAAATGTGAAGTAAACGCATGAATCTTTTCGGTTATGGGGTGCTAAAATAAAGAAATAAGTGCAAAAACGGCAAAAAGGAAAAACGGCTTTGTTTGTGGTGTATACCTCCCCTTTTTTTACCTTCGCACTTTGCGTGGTGTTATGCAGGTAAGATGTGACACCTTTACATGAGCGAAAGCTAACGGTTTAATGTCATAAGGATAAAACGGTTGAATCACCTTTAACCGTCGGCTGGTTTTGTTTTATGCAGTAAGCATAGGTTGTATCGCCCCGGTGACAGATTACATCTTAACGTAATTTTTAGAAAGCATAGCGCAAAGAGTTTTATCTTTACCCATTAAAATTTTAGAGAGTTATTATGCCTGCAGAGTGTATTTCGTTCAGGGAAACCGGATATTTTTCCAGGTTGATATGTGATTATACCGAAAGGGCGGAGGCCCTGAGCCCCTTTTACAACCGTTTTCCCGAAATTAGCGGATTTGAAAACCAGATCAGGGAAAAACAGGCGTCTTTTCCTGCCGAAACACGTCAGGTACTGGTAAGGGCACTGGAAGAACAGTACAAGGATATCAAGGCTTCAAAGGCCACCTTATTCAACCTGCAGTCCTTGTCTGCGAATACTGCGTTTACGGTGACCACGGGGCATCAGTTAAACCTTTTTACGGGGCCCGGGTACTTTTTATATAAGATCATTTCCGTTATTAACCTGGCAAAGAGGCTGAAGGACACCTGTCCGGACTATCATTTTGTTCCGGTGTACTGGATGGCTACCGAAGACCACGATTTTGAAGAGATCAACCACTTTAATTTTAAGGGAAAAAACTTCAGGTGGAACAGAAAGTCCGGAGGGGCTGTAGGCGAATTTTCCACGGAAGGCCTGGATGAAGTGCTGCATTTGTTCGCTTCCGAACTGGGAGCAGGACGCCACGCGGAATACCTGAAAGACCTGTTCCGCAGTGCTTATCTGGAACATGACCGTCTTGCAGATGCTACACGGTTTCTGGCCAACGAGCTGTTTGGTGAATACGGTCTTGTGATTGTAGACGGGAACGACAGAGCGCTCAAAAAACGCTTTGTCCCCCATATGGAAAAAGATTTGACCCGGCATACGGCATATGAAAGTGTTTCAGCTGCTTCCGAAGCACTTAGGGAAATAGACCCGGGATACAAAATACAGGTAAATCCCCGGCAGATCAATCTTTTTTACCTGCAGGACGGTATCCGGGAACGAATAGAAAAAAGCGGGGACGAATATATTGTACACGGTACGGCAATAAAATGGAATGAAGAAGAATTGCTGAAACACCTGCACGAAGAACCACAGCAATTTTCGCCCAATGTGTTGCTACGGCCGTTGTACCAGGAAGTTATTCTGCCCAACCTCAGTTACACCGGTGGGGGTGGCGAAATAGCATACTGGTTGCAACTCAGGGAATTCTTCCGAAACGAGGGAGTGCCGTTCCCGGTACTGATGCTTCGCAATTCCGTTCTGCTGATAGATACCGCACTCCGGGATAAAATGAAAAAGCTGGGCATCACTTCCCGGAACCTGTTCCTGAAACGGGATGCCTTTATCAATAAAAGGGTAAGGCAGATCAGCGATATAGATATTGATTTTTCACCGCAGAAAAAGCATTTGGAAGAGCAGTTCAGCACCTTGTATGAACTTGCTGAAAAAACAGATAAAACCTTTTTGAATGCCGTTAAGGCTCAGGAGGTCAAGCAACTGAAGGGGCTTGATAAACTCGAAAAGCGATTGCTGAAAGCACAAAAACGGAAATTGTCCGACCACGTTACTCGTATCACTGCCATACAAAACGAATTGTTCCCCAACGGCGCGCTCCAGGAACGGGTGGTGAACTTTTCGGAATTTTATTTGGAATACGGAGAAGAGTTCATTCCCGGACTTGTGAAGGCCCTGAACCCCCTGGAAAACGGGTTCAGTGTATTGACACTCTGATTTTTCAACAATTTCAGGGTACGAGGTAATCGCTGTTCCAGGAATTGCCTTCCCGGACAAAAAGTATGCGGAGGTGATGGATCTTTTGCAGTTTTACATATTCGATCTTTTCGGGGATTAACCGCAATACGGTAAAATAGTGTACATTGTCCTGATGTCCCACACCTGAAGGATCTCTGATAACAGTCCCCGGGGGAATATCGGTAATATAATCCTTTCTCGATCGCGGTTTTATCTGGTTCCACAGGTCCAGGACCTTGTTTTCGTCCTTTTCCGTGGCAGCGGTTGCCGTTATGCATATCTGAACAAATCTCCTGGGGTCAAAAAAGAGCAGGCTTACCTCGTTGTTTTCCTTGATATGGGTGATTTTTTTGGAGCGGCTGTCGGTATAGGCGGTCAGTGTAAAATCATCGGCCACATCGCGTAATACGAGCATACGCTGTTTTACATGGCCGTGAATTCCACAGGTGGCCATGGAAAAATAGCGGAAACGGTGTCGCTGCTTCCGCGTCGCTTTGCGGAGGTCGTTTTTTATGGAATCGAGAATGTTCATGTTGGTTAAGACGCATTTAGCGTATTAAATTACAATTTCTTTTTCATATTTCATAATGGAAAAAGGGCTGTCTCTTCGGAATTTGCAATTCCCGGCTATTGCTGCAATGCCTATCTTTGTCCGAAAAGAGTATAATGATGCACAATATAGATATGGACGTGGTGGAAATGACACTCGACGTCATGAAATACGCCATCAACAGGATTACACACACTTCGCCGGAGCTGGGGCATCCCAAAAAAGCGGAAGAACTCCGGAAGCTGGTGGGAGAGACGATCACTCCGGAAGGTATAGGAGGTGAAAAGGCATTTCAACTCTTCCGGGATGTACTGGTCAAGGCCACGGTCCCCATTGATCACCCGAGGCACCTGGCCTTTGTGCCCGCATCGCCGACACGGGCCGCTGTAATGTTCGACCTGGTGACCTCGGCTTCCAGCATACACGGGGCCTACTGGATGGAAGGGGCAGGCGGGATTTATTGTGAAAATGAAGCCATGAAATGGCTGGTATCCCTTACCGGTTTGCCCGAAGGGGCTTTCGGGGTCTTCACCAGCGGGGGTACGGCAGCCAACCTGTCTGCAATGGTCACGGCCCGTGAAGCCTGGCGGTCGGCCTCCGGTGAGCACAGGCGCGACAGAGGTGTGGTTATTACTTCGATAGGAGCGCATTCTTCCATCAAGGCGATGGCCAAGGTTATTGATGCCGATGTTTATCTCGTGGATACGGAAGACCGGCTTACGGGAGAAGGCCTCGAAGAAACGATAGCCGGGCTGAGCGAACAGGAAAGGGAAAGGCTGTTTGCCGTGGTGGCCACCGGAGGGACCACCAATGCAGGCATTATCGATGACCTCCACGGTATTGCTTCGGTATGTGAAAAGGAAAAACTCTGGTTCCATGTTGATGCCGCTTACGGCGGCGGTGCCCTGGCAGCCGATTCCGTAAGACACCTCTTCAAGGGTATAGAAAGGGCAGACAGCATTACTATTGACCCGCACAAATGGTTGTTCTCCCCTTACGATTGCGGGGCCGTGATCTACAAGGAGCCGGAACTGGCCCGGCAGGCACATGCCCAGGAAGGATCTTATCTCGATATTTTTAAGGATGAAGGCGCACAGGGCTTTAATCCCGCAGATTACCAGGTACAGCTTACCCGAAGGGTCCGCGGACTGCCGCTGTGGTTTTCCCTGGCCATGCACGGCACCGAAATGTATAAGAAGGCCGTGGAAAGAGGAATAGAACTCGCACAGGCAGCCGGGAGGCTGATACGGGAATACCCGGACCTGGAACTCGTAAGGGAGCCCAGTCTTTCCTGCGTACTGTTCCGGAGAATAGGATGGTCCCCGGACGATTATACCAACTGGACCTATAAAAATCACCGGGAAGGTATTGCGCTGGTTACTCCAACCAAATGGAAAAAGGGGAATACGTATGAGACCGTTTCCCGTTTTTGTTTTATAAATCCCGATACTACAGAAGAAGATATAAAAGTTATCCTGGATACGATGAAGTAACTGTTTCCTGCCGTTTCCGGCGGGTTGTGGACAACTTTAGTGCCGGAATTTGGAATTTGGAATTTGATATTTGATATTTAGTATTATTTTTGCGCATGCAACACAACGTACTCATTTTAGATTTCGGTTCGCAGTATACACAACTCATTGCTCGAAGGGTTCGCGAGCTCAACATATACTGCGAAATTCACCCTTTTAACCATTTACCGGACGATATTTCACGCTTTAAGGCGGTTATCCTCTCAGGAAGCCCTTTTTCGGTAAGAGGGGAAGATGCCCCGCATCCGGATCTGTCTGCCATTCGTGGCAAGATCCCCCTGCTGGGTGTTTGCTACGGTGCGCAATACCTGGCCCATTTCGGAGGAGGAAGTGTAGAACCTTCCAATACGAGGGAGTACGGCAGGGCCAACCTATCGGACATCGTGGAAGGTGAGCCGTTTTTTGAAGGGGTGTCGCCGGGAACACAGGTGTGGATGAGTCATAGCGATACCATAAAAGCCCTGCCGGACAATGCCGTAAAACTGGCAAGTACGACAGATGTGGAAAATGCGGCGTATAAAATAGAAGGAGAACCCACCTACGCCATTCAATTCCACCCGGAAGTGTATCACTCTACCGACGGAAAGAAAATACTCGAAAATTTCCTGGTGAAAATTGGCGGAGTAGCACAAACGTGGACACCGGACAATTTTGTGGATATGACGGTGGATGCATTGAAGGAGCAGCTGGGGAACGACAAGGTGGTCCTCGCCCTTTCCGGAGGGGTGGATTCTTCTGTGGCCGCGATGTTGCTCCATAAGGCCATAGGCAAAAACCTTCACTGTATTTTCGTGAACAACGGACTGCTCCGCAAAAACGAATTCGAAAAGGTCCTGGAACGCTACGAAGGAATGGAACTGAATGTTACCGGGGTAGATGCTTCGGCACGCTTTCTGGATGCACTGGCGGGAGTGGGGGACCCGGAACAGAAACGAAAGATCATAGGGCGTATGTTCATCGAGGTCTTTGACGATGAAGCCCATAAGATAAAGGATGTAAAATGGCTCGGACAGGGAACCATCTATCCCGATGTGATAGAGTCTGTTTCGGTGAACGGGCCGTCCGCTACCATAAAAAGCCATCACAATGTAGGTGGGCTGCCGGACTTTATGAAGCTGAAAGTGGTTGAACCGCTTCGCATGTTGTTCAAGGATGAAGTACGGAGGGTCGGAGCCTCGATGGACATGGATGCCGCATTGCTGGGAAGGCACCCTTTTCCCGGACCCGGACTGGCTATCCGTATCCTGGGCGATATTACTCCGGAAAAAGTTCGTATTTTGCAGGAAGTGGACGAGATATTTATCGGAGGCCTGAAAAGCTGGGGACTGTACGATAAGGTATGGCAGGCAGGAGCTATCCTGCTCCCGGTGAATTCCGTGGGGGTGATGGGCGATGAACGTACCTATGAAAAGTGTGTGGCCCTCAGAGCGGTGGAAAGCACAGACGGTATGACCGCCGACTGGGTGAACCTGCCCTACGATTTTTTACAAAAGACCTCTAATGATATAATAAATAGGGTAAAAGGCGTTAATAGAGTAGTATATGATATAAGCTCCAAGCCGCCGGCCACTATTGAATGGGAATAAAAATTACCCTGCAATAGATTCGTCGGAGAATGGGACGCTATACTATAAGTAGAATTTTGATAACAGACCGGATCTGTGAACCTCACCGGCCGGTCCCGGTGTAACAGATAGCCTTCCCGAATTATTAAAAAATAAATAAATGAACAGATTTGTTGTTGTTTTACTGGTAATGCTTTTTGGTTGTTTCTCCTATGCCCAGGAATTTGATACCCATGCGGTAAAACGGGGAGAGACCATA contains the following coding sequences:
- a CDS encoding M23 family metallopeptidase; this encodes MRLLHIFFVLLTCITVSAQENHPKDYFRSPLDIPLLLSGTFGELRSNHFHSGTDIKTRQREGLRTHAVAGGYVSRIKISPWGYGKALYITHPNGYTSVYAHLQKLAPKIREYVRERQYREESFGIELFPGSDALPVEKGEIIAYTGNTGGSGGPHLHFEIRDTKTEKPINPLFFGLEVKDTKPPMVQGLYAYPLSDSSQVNRSEKRVSLHFTRQPDGTLLADKVNAHGPIGFGIRTYDRQDLAYNRNGPYGVQLSVNGTTYLYYDFDTFSFAESRYINTLIDYAHYIRKRQRIQKCFVSPGNKLSVISKKLDNGIVNIAEGADYNVIIEVNDFEGNKSVIKIPVSGKKEETVRKREKRITDNYLRANRDNIYAAGDVTVFFPANTFYDDLYFDLKDNGDGTYEIHNDEVPVHRNFTLSFDVSGYTDAEKEQLFIARLNRNDRPYYSTTYKREGTFSTRTRYLGTYTLKKDTTAPKIIPANFKDGQWLSNYRYLKLKITDDLSGINTYRATINGKWILMEYEPKNNTLTYNFNDLRFEDGKHNLNVIVTDNVGNSTTFTATFNRATGKKQ
- the bshC gene encoding bacillithiol biosynthesis cysteine-adding enzyme BshC, with amino-acid sequence MPAECISFRETGYFSRLICDYTERAEALSPFYNRFPEISGFENQIREKQASFPAETRQVLVRALEEQYKDIKASKATLFNLQSLSANTAFTVTTGHQLNLFTGPGYFLYKIISVINLAKRLKDTCPDYHFVPVYWMATEDHDFEEINHFNFKGKNFRWNRKSGGAVGEFSTEGLDEVLHLFASELGAGRHAEYLKDLFRSAYLEHDRLADATRFLANELFGEYGLVIVDGNDRALKKRFVPHMEKDLTRHTAYESVSAASEALREIDPGYKIQVNPRQINLFYLQDGIRERIEKSGDEYIVHGTAIKWNEEELLKHLHEEPQQFSPNVLLRPLYQEVILPNLSYTGGGGEIAYWLQLREFFRNEGVPFPVLMLRNSVLLIDTALRDKMKKLGITSRNLFLKRDAFINKRVRQISDIDIDFSPQKKHLEEQFSTLYELAEKTDKTFLNAVKAQEVKQLKGLDKLEKRLLKAQKRKLSDHVTRITAIQNELFPNGALQERVVNFSEFYLEYGEEFIPGLVKALNPLENGFSVLTL
- a CDS encoding pyridoxamine 5'-phosphate oxidase family protein — encoded protein: MNILDSIKNDLRKATRKQRHRFRYFSMATCGIHGHVKQRMLVLRDVADDFTLTAYTDSRSKKITHIKENNEVSLLFFDPRRFVQICITATAATEKDENKVLDLWNQIKPRSRKDYITDIPPGTVIRDPSGVGHQDNVHYFTVLRLIPEKIEYVKLQKIHHLRILFVREGNSWNSDYLVP
- a CDS encoding pyridoxal phosphate-dependent decarboxylase family protein gives rise to the protein MHNIDMDVVEMTLDVMKYAINRITHTSPELGHPKKAEELRKLVGETITPEGIGGEKAFQLFRDVLVKATVPIDHPRHLAFVPASPTRAAVMFDLVTSASSIHGAYWMEGAGGIYCENEAMKWLVSLTGLPEGAFGVFTSGGTAANLSAMVTAREAWRSASGEHRRDRGVVITSIGAHSSIKAMAKVIDADVYLVDTEDRLTGEGLEETIAGLSEQERERLFAVVATGGTTNAGIIDDLHGIASVCEKEKLWFHVDAAYGGGALAADSVRHLFKGIERADSITIDPHKWLFSPYDCGAVIYKEPELARQAHAQEGSYLDIFKDEGAQGFNPADYQVQLTRRVRGLPLWFSLAMHGTEMYKKAVERGIELAQAAGRLIREYPDLELVREPSLSCVLFRRIGWSPDDYTNWTYKNHREGIALVTPTKWKKGNTYETVSRFCFINPDTTEEDIKVILDTMK
- the guaA gene encoding glutamine-hydrolyzing GMP synthase, which translates into the protein MQHNVLILDFGSQYTQLIARRVRELNIYCEIHPFNHLPDDISRFKAVILSGSPFSVRGEDAPHPDLSAIRGKIPLLGVCYGAQYLAHFGGGSVEPSNTREYGRANLSDIVEGEPFFEGVSPGTQVWMSHSDTIKALPDNAVKLASTTDVENAAYKIEGEPTYAIQFHPEVYHSTDGKKILENFLVKIGGVAQTWTPDNFVDMTVDALKEQLGNDKVVLALSGGVDSSVAAMLLHKAIGKNLHCIFVNNGLLRKNEFEKVLERYEGMELNVTGVDASARFLDALAGVGDPEQKRKIIGRMFIEVFDDEAHKIKDVKWLGQGTIYPDVIESVSVNGPSATIKSHHNVGGLPDFMKLKVVEPLRMLFKDEVRRVGASMDMDAALLGRHPFPGPGLAIRILGDITPEKVRILQEVDEIFIGGLKSWGLYDKVWQAGAILLPVNSVGVMGDERTYEKCVALRAVESTDGMTADWVNLPYDFLQKTSNDIINRVKGVNRVVYDISSKPPATIEWE